A segment of the Eleutherodactylus coqui strain aEleCoq1 chromosome 6, aEleCoq1.hap1, whole genome shotgun sequence genome:
gtaatgtatgtacacaatgaccaccagcagaatagtgagtgcagctctggagtataatataggatgtaactcaggatcagtaatgtatgtactccaccagcagaatagtgagtgcagctctggagtataatgcaggatgtaactcagggatcagtacaggataagtaatgtatgtacacagtgactccaccagcagaatagtgagtgcagctctggagtatagtacaggatgtaacttaggatctgtacaggataagtaatgtatgtacacagtgactccaccagcagaatagtgagtgcagctctggggtataatacaggatgtaactcaggatcagtacaggataagtaatgtatgtacacagtgactccagagctgcactcgctgttctgctggtggagtcgctgtgtatgTACTCTTCTGGTTCTGGATGTGGATGATGGGGTCAGTAGTGGATCCGGTAGATCAGTGGTTAATGTCTGGACGGTCTGGAAGTGATTGCCGGAGATCCTCCCCTCTGACCCAGCACTCAGGGGGTTAATGCCGCCTCCCCTCCCTCCGAGCGAGTGGCTGCTGAGTCAATAATGGCCGAAGGAGGAAGGCAGAGTCCAAGATAAAACGATAAACTACGGAGTCTGTGGGCAGAGGACTGCGGTGGCGCTGGATGATGAGGCTGGCGCATAGAAGTATGTGCCCTGCAGGGGGCATGATAGCCTTACATAAGGAGCTGGTGTGGTGGTCCGCCGCTGCAGCAGCTGCTCCTCTCCTGTTTTTGACTTGGATTTGATTTTGGAGACGGAAATGGGGGGTTGTGGGAGCAGGCGGTGGTCCGCGGTGGTGGGTGCTGAGCCTTGGGacccccagcgcccccctctGGCTGCTGCCATCAGTCCTGCTCATGGAAGTTCTAAGAGACTCTGTCCTTCTCACCCTACAGATGTCGTCCTACAAGAGAGCAACGCTGGATGAGGAGGAGCTGGTGGACTCCATCCATGAGGGCGAGGTGTACCCGTGCGGAGTGCAGGTACCGGGCGGGGGGCCGCACGTGGGTCATGGGGGGAAAGTTTGAGTGTTATTTGGGTGTATGATGCTCGGGTCCAGAGACCCCCGCTTAGGCTGGGGGCATCCTTCTGCAGAGGGGTAAGCTCCTTAGTCCCTCCCTGAACTGTGAGGCAGAAGATTGCAAGCTCTTCAGATCGGTGTCCCCGCTGCCAGCTCCGGGTATAAACATCTGCCAGAGTTCGCAACCTGACCCTGCGCTCCAACTTTAGAGAAGGGGTGGGGTGTAGTGGGAGGGGTGTGGCCTCCTAGAGAAGGGGTGGGGTGTAGtgtgagggggcggggcctccCAGAGCACATCTAATTTACATTAGTTGTGGCGCACGTTCCGCCTGATACAGCAAGTGTGTTAGGGGTTCGCACCTCAAAGTAACCTCCTGGATTCAGGGCCATATACTatcctggggggcggggggatgcCTGCAGTCCCGTCTGATCCGCCAGTTCCACGTTGTCGTGGTTTTAGCCgtccaagatggcagaatttctcgCATTGCACTGTAGACTCATAACATTGACTACCAATGTGCGCTACATGTCTGACTGGCCAACGCCGCTCACATGGTCCGCTGGAAACTGCGAGTTTGAGCGATAGTTGTCCGGCGTACACACTGCCACCAAACAGGTCAGAGTGGGAAGTCCGGCGGGGTGCTGGCATCCGGCGGGTCCCCCCCTCCTCGGTCCGGTGGGGTGCTGGCGTCCGGCgggtccccccccctcctcctcggtCCGGCGGGGTGCTGGCGTCCggcggttccccccccccccccccccccccccctcctcctcagtccGGCGGGGTGCTGGTGTCcggcgggtcccccccccccccccctcctcctcctcggtcCGGCGGGGTGCTGGCGTCCGGCGggtccccaaccccccccccccccctcctcctcctcctcggtcCGGCGGGGTGCTGGCGTCCGGCgggtcccccccctcctcctcggtccggcgggtcccccccccccccccccctcctcctcggtCCGGCGGGGTGCTGGCGTCcggcgggtccccccccccctcctcctcctcaatcccGGCGGGGTGCTGGCGTCCGGCGGGTCCCCCCCTCGGTCCGGCGGGGTGCTGGCGTCCGTCGGGTCCCCCATATTATAGGATCTGTCACTGTACATACGTTGANNNNNNNNNNNNNNNNNNNNNNNNNNNNNNNNNNNNNNNNNNNNNNNNNNNNNNNNNNNNNNNNNNNNNNNNNNNNNNNNNNNNNNNNNNNNNNNNNNNNNNNNNNNNNNNNNNNNNNNNNNNNNNNNNNNNNNNNNNNNNNNNNNNNNNNNNNNNNNNNNNNNNNNNNNNNNNNNNNNNNNNNNNNNNNNNNNNNNNNNTCTGTAAACACCCGGCCGCCGCAGCGCCGTTCCCCTGTAAACACCCGGCCGCCGCAGCGCCGTTCCCCTGTAAACACCCGGCCGCCGCAGCGCCGTTCCCCTGTAAACACCCGGCCGCCGCAGCGCCGTCCTCCTTCCCGGCCGCCGCAGCGCCGTCCTCCTTCCCGGCCGCCGCAGCGCCGTCCTCCTTCCCGGCCGGTCTTGTTTACCTATTAACTTGCGGGAAACTCTCCTCCACAGGTGAATCTACGAGGACGGAACCGCAGCAGCTGCTGGACGGACCGGACGCACATCGAGAAGAGGCTGCTGCTGCTCATCACCGTTCTCTCCGTTGGGCTGTTGGCGGCGCTGTTCGCCGTGACCATCCAGTACCGGAGAAGTGAGTGACATGGGACTGTCATGTGTTACCATAGTAACGCATGTCAAACTAACTTCCTATATAATGAAACCTTCTCCAGCTGTAGAATAGgcttcattcactgacagcaagcagatcgTGAAAATGGTTTGCACTCAGAGGCTGAAATACCGTCCTGATGGAATACTCCTCGCAGctggcttgttacaatgtatcactgtgAGGAGTATTGGGTGGAGCCTATCTTCAGAAtctgcttgctttcagtgaatgaCGATGCTCTATTTATACGCAGAGGCGATGCACCAGTCCTGACCACAATGTACAGACATGAGGCGCTATTAAGTATCCAAGCACACAGTGAGGTCAGGACTGGTACTCCACCTCTGCATGTATAACATCGCCattcactgatggcaagcagatCATAAATAGTTGGCATTCAGGAGCTGAAATCCTGTCCTGACCTAGTACTCCCCACAACTGGTTTTGTTGCAATGTACCAGGTCAGGACAGGATCTTGGCCTCTGAATGCTAACAAGGTGGCCGTTTCAGATCCTGACCATTCATAAACTGCTAGCAGTCAGTGAATGGCCATGTTCTGGCTTGTATTCGAAGGTTGAAAATCCATCCTAACCTTACATATTGCAATAATCCCTCAGCTGTGGGGTGCGGGCTGACTTGGCCTTTAGTATATTAATCAGAACAGTGCTTTCACAATCTGCTTGCTGTCGGTGAATAGCAGTCAGGAACTCGTTTGCATTTAGAGGCTGGAATCCCGTCCTGACCGTACACACTGTAACCAACCAGCTGTGAGGAGGATTGGGTCAGGATGGGATTTCAGCTTCTGTATGCAAACAAGGCGGCTGTTTCACCATTTTCATGacgtgtttgctgtcagtgaatggtaaCTTTCTGGTTTATAGTCAGAGGCTGCATCGCCTCCtctcagctgagggtttgttgctGTTTTTTCAGTCATTGAATATAAACAGAACACTATTCATCTACAGCAAGCAGATAATAAGTACTCTTCACAATGTATTGGGCCAGGACGGGATTTCTGCCTctgccattcactgacagcaaggcaGATCATAAAAACTGTCCAGAACTGAAGAGGCACCTTGTTTGCTTTCAGTGTAGCCTCTTCAGGGGTGATCAGTCCTCACCCTACACACATCTGATGCttgtcacagctgagggtttgttgtaGTGTGCAAGGTCAGGACTGACAGATGGGGCGGCACACGTTCTTCATCGTGGCCGCCATGCTTGTGCTGTGCCCTGGCTATACCAGTGACTCCCAGTATGGGGCAGGGTGACtggtggctctgctgtctctcgcAGGTAGTCGCACCTGTCTGTCGGAGTCCTGCATCTCGGTGACCAGCTCCATCCTGCGCTCCCTCGACCGCACCGTGGACCCCTGCCAGGACTTCTATGGCTACGCCTGCGGCGGATGGATCAAGGCCAATCCCATCCCCGATGGTCACTCTCGCTGGGGAACCTTCAACGAACTGTGGGAGCAAAACCAGGCCATCATGAAGCATCTCCTGGGTGAGCGGAGGCCTCGCTTAAAGGGGCAGTAGCGCTATTGTGGGGATGGCTGTAGGGACTGGGTGGAACTCGAAACACCTTGTCTACACGGAAGGGGGATATTTAAGAACTTGAAGGCAAAACGGTGAAAAGCTGGGTGATCACCCTGTAATAGTGGTCAGACCCTCAGGAGTAATCCTCGCACTGCTGTGGCATCTGCCCGCTAACATGGCGGAGGCCCTCTCGGGTACATGTATATGGTGGGTAGGCAGGTGGAATGACCCTTCGGCTCGGTGCAGGGGAGGAGACTGTATTGTTCGATGTTTTGGGGTGTCGTGGACGTCTGACGTCGGGGGGTTACACTGGGTGGTAGAGGGTTCCCACCCTGCACTCTCCTCTCTACTTTCCGGGTGGGAATTGGGACAACATCCGACATCTAATTAATTCTGGGGCTCGCTGGTTCTGCCAAATTGTCTCCGTGCCGCAGCTGCTGGCACCTTGTGCCGCTGCCAATTATGTAACGCTCCTAGATGATGAGCCAGAGTCCTCTTAACCTCCGAGCTGCTGCTGCCCTGCAAGCGCGTTACAGAAAGGACGGCTACCGTGTGCTGCGACTAATGCAACGGAGTACTTGTTAAACATCCCTCCCCCACTGATCAGGAacctccctcccctagaagtcgtCAGAGGGATGAAACgttctgtgattgtaacgttgtaaTTAGGGAtaacaataaatgacccttttttgctctgatattgtggagaaccgaccccttgtagggaggctctaggaccctgctgtaccgcctctagcttggttacaagatgtgatacaggcgggcatggaggctctagtaccctgttatacaacAAGTTTTGATATGGCTTTgcaatattatactccagagctgcagttccaccagcagaatagtgagtgcagctctggagtgtaatcaGGGTAAGCgctctatgtacacagtgactcttgACAACATCCTGAATGGCTCCTTCGCACAACCATCTTGGTATATTCCGTGCGGAGTACGCAGCTCCCATGCTGCCGATCGCTCACAGTACAGGTTGCGTGTATACACTCCAAGATGGAACACTGCAGATATATTGCTGCCGGCCGTGGATTGCGCtgttgcgtacttgctgcgtgccgcacGGCTGTCACATGCGGGGGTGGAGAGACGCAGTGGATTgcgcttgtgtgcagccggccttaaggaTCTGGTCAGCAGCAGTTATGTTGTCGGGGGGTCTCGGTCTTCACCTTGTATGACCCTGGAGGAGCCGGTGCTgcgctcccctcccccacccctggCCCCGCTTCAGAGAGGACATTGATGCCCTAAATCTGGGGGTCCGCTGCCCCATGTCTGGGACCCTCAATACAGCTGATCAGGCTGAATCTTCACGCCTCGGCTCTGGTTGCTCGTGCGTCCGGGAAGACAGGTGCTTGGCGTGATGCGGATGCTCACGTGATGCTGCCCTGCCCCCGCTCTCCGGAGATGGCGCGTCACATACTGCACTCTGCCTGACCTGCATGTGTGGGAGGTAATTAAAGGGACAGCCCCCCATAAAATCAATGATTTATAGTACGTCTAGTCGTGGAGTGACTGAAGGTAACGCGTCTCAGACAGACGCCCGGCTTCTTCAGGCCCCTGAATAATTAACGGTGCTTAACTTGAGAGCCGGCGGTACAGAACGGCCGTGGGCGGCAAGCTGCTGCAAAAGAACGTGAAGAATTCAACACTTGCGGTTTATAGTCCATCGACTGTTGGAGAACTCTGGTTACAGTTAGTCAAAGTATCTCAGCTGGTCGTGCCATCTTGTATGGCTGCTGCTTCAAACCCTGAAGAAGCTGGCAGTTGTGCCCATGCCCCCTACGGCTTCCTCTGGGATTAGAGCAGCGGTGACCAGGAATGTGTTGGGGTGAAGTAGTCTCCAAGTGTCTCCGGCCGTTCGGGACAGGAGCGCTGATCACCGCTGCTCTAAGACCTGTGCGCCGCGACGGCACGGAGCTGCTACCGGCTTCTTCAGGGTTTGGCACAGTCCTGCCAAGGACTCTCGCGCTGCATGGTGGGGACGCCTAAGGAGCCGAGTGACTTATCCCTCTTCCActactttttttgggggggtctgTGCGTCTGTAATGTAGCTGGTGGGATGCTTCATACAAACAGTCCCATAGACTATCTGTTGCATTGTGGCGGTTCAGTCTCTGAAGCGCCAGGCCGGCTATGCCGGCGTCCGAACAACTATAATGTATGGAGAGACGTCTGCTGGGCGACTCGCTGCCCCGTTATCACCCAGTAACTTGGCAGAATTGAAGTTTGGAAAAGTTGAGTAAAACTTCTGTGAACTTGTGTGAATACAATGGGAGTGAGGATGGCGACTCCTTGGATTGGCGACTTTCTCTCGACATTTGCCGCAGGTTGTGATTCTCTGCTCTACAGCAGGTAATATTTGATGGGTTTCCTCTACTTGAGACCGCCGCCCCAGAGGCCTCACAGCTTGTCTGGCGTTGCTTCTTTTGTTGGGTCTGGAATGGGTATAACATGGGCATTTTGCTCTTACGGTGGTCGTGGGGGTGTAAGTGCTGCGTGACGATCATATCGGAGCGCCTGTTGTAtgctgcatttaaaggggaaaCGCGCATAAATGTGTGATTACTGCAGAGTTCTGCAGCTTGCAGGCCCGATCTAGAACTGACCTGTACGTTTCTGACTGCAGAGAACACAACCATGAACTTCAGCAGCGTCGCCGAGCACAAGGCGCAGCGCTATTACCAGGCCTGTCTGAACGAGTCCAAGATCGAGGAGCTCGGTGCCAAGCCTCTGCAGGAGCTGATCGGGAAGGTAGGTCTGgaaggctcgttcacatgggcatgcGCTCATCTCGGTCCATTAATGCACGGTGTATTCACGGACCGAGAATTGCCTGCGCCCTGCGTATTTCGGGCTTATTCTATTCATTCCGTAAAGTGCGGGTGAATGAGCCGTGAGCGCGGCGGACCGCAGGTAGACTGCGTTCTGTCTACCACATGCTGATCTGATGTGCTCTTCCTCAGCTTGGAGGCTGGAACATCACCGGGCCCTGGGATAAGAACAACTTCCAGGAGACGCTGCAGGCCGTCACCGCTTATTACCGGATCTCGCCATTCTTCTCCGTGTTTGTCAGCGCAGACTCCAAAAACTCCAGCAGTAACATCATACAGGTGAGGAGAGGCGGCTGCCCCTCGGTATCCACCGCATACTGTATAATACCCCGCTACAACAGGTATTCTGGTACACTCATGCTTGCACCCATGACGCTGCTCCATCCTCGGAACCAGCGGCTTCGGTATTTTCATTGTTGGGCTCACACATGCCGGGCCTGAAGAGCGCCGGATGGACCTACTGGCTGTAATGGCACGTTCCATAATCCAGCTTGTGGCATATGCCCAGGGGAAGCGCTGCCTAATTCATCTGGGATTTCATGCTAGATCTGCATTCAACTACCGGTGCAGATATGAACAtgcactccagtcacatccagagctgcagttttGCTCTACATACTGGGTTGTACCAGATACTCGATCCAAACGGGTTAGGTGAGATTGCATAAAGTGCTGCTAGTTTTAGAACTGGACTTGGTGGAAATGCAAGACAGAGTGTGCTCAGCCTGCAGGATTTGGCTCTGgagctgcagctctgggtgtgactggaggataagacttGGTAGAGAAGTAAAGCAGGGGACCCGCTTGTGCTGTGAAATCGTCCGTATTAGCCCTGGGCTCTAGCTTGTCTATTTGAAATGGAGGGGGTCCCTGCTGTAATCGGCCGCTCGACTCTTCCCAGGAATTCATGGCGCTTTCTTTGCTTCCTCCCAGATAGACCAGTCCGGCCTGGGGCTGCCATCAAGAGAGTATTACCTGAATAAAACCGCCAACGCCAAGGTCAGTGCCAGCTACCAACGCCTCTGCCCCGCCGCCTACATACTGGGGGTTAATCTTGCTTGTCCTCCATTCAGGTCCTTGCTGGTTACTTCAGCTTCATGGTGCAGCTGGGAGTTCTTCTGGGGGGAGAGGAGAACGACACACGGGCCCAGATGGAGGAGATCCTCGACTTTGAGACGGCCCTGGCCAATATCACCATCCCGCAAGACAAGCGGCGAGACGAGGAGCTCATCTACCACAAGATCACAGCTGGCGAGCTGAAGGTAAGCGCTAAATCTCTCCCAGTGAGGATGGCGCCGCCTTGTGGACTGTATCATGAGAACATCACAagggccgcactgaactccgccGGTTCAGATCGAGACTTTCTAGGGAAGATGGAAGTAACGCATCTCCGGCAACGATGTAGATCGTGTCAGTTTATCCACAACAGCGTCACGCTTGTCCGTGTGACTGACGGCGCAGACAGGTGAAGGGATGCGGCTGATAACagaggctgaaccagatggacacaGTATGTGGGGCTGAAAAAAGCCCTATTACACCCCCGCCCCATATTGATCCAGTTCAAAAGTAGTTGTATGCGCGCTAATGCGGGTAGGTACCAAAAAGTAGTTCTCCAGAGGATTGAATAAAGTAGTGCCCCAGCACTTTTTAGtaaaattgcccaaaaatgaCTTTTTTACAAAGATAAAATAACCTGCACATACAGATCTCAATCTGTACAGGGGGATGGCATCCCTCTGTGATTTGTCTTAtctgtgcatatgtatgtgcagGTTATTTTATCTTtgtaaaaaaagtcatttttgggcaattttaCTAAAAAGTGCTGGGGCACTACTTTATTCAATCCTCTGGAGAACTACTTTTTGGTACCTACCGGCATTAGTGCCGATACAACTACTTTTGAATTGCGTATACCCCATTTGGAATGGTTTCCTTCTGGGGACACCTTTTTTCCTGCGGCTTACCGGACTCCAGGTCACTTCAAGAACCTGATACAGGCGAGCCAGGCCTTTTGGTGCAGGCGGGTTATCTCCCTAGCCTAGCACCAGGTGAATCCATTTATTGTACATTTGTGCATCGTTCCATGTTGGGCGGCGCTGATCTTTTTGtttccatgttgatccagaggaaggcaaaaaaactcaatgaggtagaaaccaaactctgtattgtcccctgatagatctctacatagttactagagcgccCCTGAGACTTTTCTAAActaaatcccaattttgatgacccctctgggtattgtagtccgcccattccatctattactttagttgccccctttgtccccgtcaagttctgatatgtcctccttgagtaccgctgcccaaaactgtccacaatactccatgtgtggtctgaccagtgacttgtaaagaggaaggacaatgttctcgtcatgcgcccctagacttcATTTGATgcgccccatgatcctatttgccttggcagcagctgcctgacactggttgctccagttaagcttacagttaactaaaacccccaggtccttttccatgtcggtgttcccagtggtttcccacttGGTGTGTCATGGTGACGTGTATTTCCTCTTCCCGTGTGCagagccttacatttatcagtgttgcaCCTCATCTGACACCCTTCTGATCCTCTTGCACCCGCCTTGGGTcgtctcttgtgttaattactctacatagttttgtatctgaAAATGgtgatattttattaattttcctaCCAGCTCATtaacaaatatattaaaaatggagcccaaaactgacccctgtggtcccccactagtaACCGTGACCACCCTCTGCTCCCCATCACTGACCAGTTCCCCACTTCCCCGACCAAGCATTCTCCTCTTATGTACTAACCTTTATGCGGCCGGTTCCCTTTTTGatccgtcactatagagtccctaaatataaaacCATTACTCACTGAAAGGAGCCAATAATGCCCCACCTGATGGACTGCGGGCCCAATGGCCGTAGACCCGAGGAGAACGCAGAGAGCCAGACTAtaatatggaggagctacttgttcaggACGATCCACTGCTCTGCCAGTAGGGGTCGCACTCCTGTATAGTGTGGCGCACCTATCCGTGGCTggtatcataactcctttatttatccatcatgtcgctgtaggagggcttgtctgttgcgggatgagttgtgtttttcaatggtgctatactcgccccccccccccccccacacacacacacacacacgcaagaAGTGAGGAGCGTGTACAACTCTGTGATCCCTGAATGAACGATCGCTCTGTGTAGACGCACACGTGGCCGTTCGTACAGCGAAATGCCGTATGTATTGATGCAGACGGCCGCGCTTGCGGATTCCCCCCACGCAGCACAATAGTTTAGGCTGTCCTAAGGAGTACTGCTTGGTTTGTCTTATGGCGGCCGTCTGTCCTCCGCAGGATCTGGTGCCGGTGGTGGACTGGATCCCCTTCCTCCGAATGGTCTTTCATCCTGTAGAGATCAATGAGACGGAGCCGGTGGTGGTTTACGCAAAGGAATATCTGCAGGATGTGTCCAGCCTCATCAACCGCACGGACAAGAGGTAACGAGGCGGCCGACCTCGCGGGTTATGTGATCGGCACCAGGGCCGACTGGACAACCGCGGAAACTAATATGGCCACCATTGCACTTCCCAGAAATGTTTTTTAATTGGCTTTTTCTGAGATGCGAACTTGGGTGTTCATCACCGCAGACGAGGCTCGTGTGTCATCTAGGAGtcggggaaagctgggtgatggcCGTTATGGGGTAACGGCAGCCATGTTGATATTGACTCGGCTTTCCAAGACTCCTGGATTCCAAATCTGTATAGTCGGCGCTGAATTGTCGTATAACTAAGACACCGGAGGGGAGAGCTGGCGCTGCCGTGACTCATGACAACAAATATGGCTGCCGCTCCATTGCTGAGTAGTCCAACAGGACTACTGGAATTCCCCCGGGCTCGtgtttcttgggggggggggggggggggggctgggactCCATTTTCTTTGGCTGCTATAAAATTCATTTTATCGCTACGTTTCAGGATCTTAAACAACTACATGATCTGGAATCTGGTGCGGCGGACGAGCGCCTTACTGGACCAGCGCTTCCAGGACGCCGAGGAGAAGTTCATCGAAGTTATGTACGGCACGAAGAAGGTAAGAGCGAGTCGTGGGGAGGGGGATGACTCTGGGGGGGTGGGACACTTGTAATGGGGCGAACTCGGCCCTGAAGATATGCAGAGTCTCTGGAGCTACGACTTCTATCGGGCTAATGCTACATTGAATATAGTTTGTGCACCCCTAACTACTGGACCTCACActcccagtcacatccagagctgcatttgcaattctgctttattgatGCGTCAAACAAGGGATTTTGGCGTTCGCCTCTGCGGTTGGTATGGCGTCTTTTGGAAGATGTAAAACTTTCGCAGCTCCTGTTTActatgggtgtcatggcaacaaGTAGCCGAGCGCCCTGCAGTGTACAGTCTCCGACCACCACGTTCGGCATGATCAGGGGTTGcacgggtcctaactagagatccCAGAGGTGGGACTGGCACCTATGGGATCTTCCCATCCACAGGATGTGCCATAAGGTTGCATTGCatcagtcacatccaaagctgcagtcacaattctgctggtttagGGCCTGAAGACCCTTTAGTGACCTTCTGCTTCATATGAGTTCAGAGAAGGGTTTGCCGTTATCTGTGCAGGTTATGGCAGCCCGGACCGCCCTGATGTGACGGGGGGCAGgaagcggctgtcagcagggagcGGTGGCATCTTCAGGCTCTTCCTGCAGCAGCTGATCAGCAGACTTGTTCTTTGGGTGGGTCTGCTTCCTTATCAGAGACCCCCAACTGATGTCATAGCGGCCGCCTGGCAGCGGGGTCTCTATGGGGCCAGGGACCACCATAGCGGCTGCAGTCAAACTGCATTGTGGGAAAATAGCTGGCTGTGCTGCAAGTGTGAACGTTCACcaggtgtcatgtgaccttgtggaTGGCCGCCGCCTGTGATGGGACCCCGTGGGAGTAGTCTATTTCCCGAATATCTGTTTTACTGAAGTACTAGTCATTTTAAAACCTTTCCTGATTGTTCACCCGCATAGCTtatggcaggggtgtcaaactccttttcactgagggccacatcaggcttatggggaccttcaaagggccgcttGTAAGACAGTCTagtgagggctcgttcacaccagcgtgttagcgtacataatatgcagtagaagccattgatgtcaatgagttcattcacatgatgcatATTGTCACACagaatgacctattttgttgcgtactacgcaccccaataggccattgaagtgaatgggccgcgcaaatacgtggtgaatgtgcaggaaacctgtgtattcaatgcatatttgcgcaccatctcaggggcccatctgcgttcttttccgcatgcccaaatacgtaagcataagcgattttcgattgcacaaatacatagcgtatttgtgcgaccgaaatgcaattacgcccg
Coding sequences within it:
- the ECE1 gene encoding endothelin-converting enzyme 1 isoform X1, coding for MEAETKLDKFTKFCRMSKLLLLQMWFEPDLRKIMSSYKRATLDEEELVDSIHEGEVYPCGVQVNLRGRNRSSCWTDRTHIEKRLLLLITVLSVGLLAALFAVTIQYRRSSRTCLSESCISVTSSILRSLDRTVDPCQDFYGYACGGWIKANPIPDGHSRWGTFNELWEQNQAIMKHLLENTTMNFSSVAEHKAQRYYQACLNESKIEELGAKPLQELIGKLGGWNITGPWDKNNFQETLQAVTAYYRISPFFSVFVSADSKNSSSNIIQIDQSGLGLPSREYYLNKTANAKVLAGYFSFMVQLGVLLGGEENDTRAQMEEILDFETALANITIPQDKRRDEELIYHKITAGELKDLVPVVDWIPFLRMVFHPVEINETEPVVVYAKEYLQDVSSLINRTDKRILNNYMIWNLVRRTSALLDQRFQDAEEKFIEVMYGTKKTCTPRWKFCIADTDNNLGFALGAMFVKSTFANSSKTRAMQMIKGIKSAFEQSLVTLSWMDEDTRKAAKEKAEAIYDMIGYPNFIMDPKELDKVFNDYEVTPDLYFENVMMFYNFSARVTSDQLRKPPNRDQWSMTPPTVNAYYSPTKNEIVFPAGVLQAPFYTSSSPTALNFGGIGVVMGHELTHAFDDQGREYDKDGNLRPWWKNSSVEAFKKQTECITQQYSSYKVNGEAVNGKHTLGENIADNGGLKAAYRAYQNWVKENGEEKVLPSLSLTNDQLFFIGFAQVWCSVRTPESSHEGIITDPHSPSRYRVIGSVSNSREFSKHFQCPEGSPMNPAKKCEVW
- the ECE1 gene encoding endothelin-converting enzyme 1 isoform X2 — its product is MADPPGVAIAETAHQTMSSYKRATLDEEELVDSIHEGEVYPCGVQVNLRGRNRSSCWTDRTHIEKRLLLLITVLSVGLLAALFAVTIQYRRSSRTCLSESCISVTSSILRSLDRTVDPCQDFYGYACGGWIKANPIPDGHSRWGTFNELWEQNQAIMKHLLENTTMNFSSVAEHKAQRYYQACLNESKIEELGAKPLQELIGKLGGWNITGPWDKNNFQETLQAVTAYYRISPFFSVFVSADSKNSSSNIIQIDQSGLGLPSREYYLNKTANAKVLAGYFSFMVQLGVLLGGEENDTRAQMEEILDFETALANITIPQDKRRDEELIYHKITAGELKDLVPVVDWIPFLRMVFHPVEINETEPVVVYAKEYLQDVSSLINRTDKRILNNYMIWNLVRRTSALLDQRFQDAEEKFIEVMYGTKKTCTPRWKFCIADTDNNLGFALGAMFVKSTFANSSKTRAMQMIKGIKSAFEQSLVTLSWMDEDTRKAAKEKAEAIYDMIGYPNFIMDPKELDKVFNDYEVTPDLYFENVMMFYNFSARVTSDQLRKPPNRDQWSMTPPTVNAYYSPTKNEIVFPAGVLQAPFYTSSSPTALNFGGIGVVMGHELTHAFDDQGREYDKDGNLRPWWKNSSVEAFKKQTECITQQYSSYKVNGEAVNGKHTLGENIADNGGLKAAYRAYQNWVKENGEEKVLPSLSLTNDQLFFIGFAQVWCSVRTPESSHEGIITDPHSPSRYRVIGSVSNSREFSKHFQCPEGSPMNPAKKCEVW
- the ECE1 gene encoding endothelin-converting enzyme 1 isoform X3, with the translated sequence MSSYKRATLDEEELVDSIHEGEVYPCGVQVNLRGRNRSSCWTDRTHIEKRLLLLITVLSVGLLAALFAVTIQYRRSSRTCLSESCISVTSSILRSLDRTVDPCQDFYGYACGGWIKANPIPDGHSRWGTFNELWEQNQAIMKHLLENTTMNFSSVAEHKAQRYYQACLNESKIEELGAKPLQELIGKLGGWNITGPWDKNNFQETLQAVTAYYRISPFFSVFVSADSKNSSSNIIQIDQSGLGLPSREYYLNKTANAKVLAGYFSFMVQLGVLLGGEENDTRAQMEEILDFETALANITIPQDKRRDEELIYHKITAGELKDLVPVVDWIPFLRMVFHPVEINETEPVVVYAKEYLQDVSSLINRTDKRILNNYMIWNLVRRTSALLDQRFQDAEEKFIEVMYGTKKTCTPRWKFCIADTDNNLGFALGAMFVKSTFANSSKTRAMQMIKGIKSAFEQSLVTLSWMDEDTRKAAKEKAEAIYDMIGYPNFIMDPKELDKVFNDYEVTPDLYFENVMMFYNFSARVTSDQLRKPPNRDQWSMTPPTVNAYYSPTKNEIVFPAGVLQAPFYTSSSPTALNFGGIGVVMGHELTHAFDDQGREYDKDGNLRPWWKNSSVEAFKKQTECITQQYSSYKVNGEAVNGKHTLGENIADNGGLKAAYRAYQNWVKENGEEKVLPSLSLTNDQLFFIGFAQVWCSVRTPESSHEGIITDPHSPSRYRVIGSVSNSREFSKHFQCPEGSPMNPAKKCEVW